Proteins from a genomic interval of Gammaproteobacteria bacterium:
- a CDS encoding exodeoxyribonuclease VII small subunit, with translation MAKKRIPRNFEASLSELETLVEKLEGGELSLEESLQTFSRGVELTRACQQALAEAEQKVEILLEKNDQATIRTFADDDNAPPKDHE, from the coding sequence GTGGCGAAAAAAAGAATTCCCCGTAATTTTGAAGCCTCGCTGAGCGAGCTGGAAACCCTGGTGGAAAAACTGGAGGGCGGCGAGCTGAGCCTGGAGGAATCCCTGCAAACCTTCTCCCGGGGCGTGGAACTCACCCGCGCCTGCCAGCAGGCCCTGGCCGAGGCCGAGCAGAAAGTGGAAATCCTGCTGGAAAAAAACGACCAGGCCACCATCCGCACCTTCGCCGACGACGACAACGCGCCTCCGAAAGACCATGAATGA
- the ispA gene encoding (2E,6E)-farnesyl diphosphate synthase: MNDLLAGRLPRWQARVEQALEQRLPAESLAPQTLHRAMRYSVLGGGKRVRPVLVYAAAEAAGAPLERADAAACAVELIHAYSLIHDDLPAMDDDDLRRGRPSCHRAFDEATAILAGDALQTLAFDLLARDPALDVAPSQRLAMIQTLATAAGATGMVGGQAMDLAAVGQTLTLSQLETMHAHKTGALIRAAVRLGGLCHNGITPAELDKLERYACLIGLAFQVQDDILDVESDTATLGKRQGADQALNKPTFPALLGLEQAKQHARQLSAEAQSCLAPFGSRAETLRAIAAYIVTRRH; the protein is encoded by the coding sequence ATGAATGATCTGCTGGCAGGGCGGCTGCCCCGGTGGCAGGCCCGCGTGGAACAGGCCCTGGAGCAACGGCTGCCGGCTGAATCCCTGGCGCCTCAGACCCTGCACCGCGCCATGCGCTACAGCGTGCTGGGGGGCGGCAAGCGGGTGCGGCCCGTACTGGTCTACGCCGCCGCGGAAGCGGCGGGCGCACCGCTGGAGCGGGCCGATGCCGCCGCCTGCGCGGTGGAGCTGATCCACGCCTACTCCCTGATCCACGACGACCTCCCGGCCATGGACGACGACGATCTGCGCCGCGGCCGGCCCAGCTGTCACCGCGCCTTCGATGAGGCCACCGCCATCCTGGCCGGCGATGCCCTGCAGACCCTGGCTTTCGACCTCCTCGCCCGGGATCCCGCCCTGGACGTGGCGCCATCCCAGCGCCTGGCCATGATCCAGACCCTGGCCACCGCCGCCGGCGCCACCGGCATGGTGGGCGGCCAGGCCATGGATCTGGCCGCCGTGGGCCAGACCCTCACCCTGAGCCAACTGGAGACCATGCACGCCCACAAAACCGGCGCCCTGATCCGCGCCGCCGTACGCCTGGGGGGCTTGTGCCATAACGGCATCACCCCGGCGGAACTGGACAAGCTGGAGCGCTACGCCTGCCTGATCGGCCTCGCCTTTCAGGTGCAAGACGACATCCTGGACGTGGAGAGCGACACTGCAACCCTGGGCAAACGCCAGGGCGCCGACCAGGCGCTGAACAAACCCACCTTCCCCGCCCTGCTGGGACTGGAGCAGGCCAAACAACACGCCCGGCAGCTCAGCGCCGAAGCCCAATCCTGCCTCGCCCCCTTTGGCAGCCGGGCCGAGACCTTGCGCGCCATCGCCGCATATATTGTGACGCGCCGTCACTGA
- the queD gene encoding 6-carboxytetrahydropterin synthase QueD produces MPPRYTLKVITDFAAAHSLRNYPGACSRLHGHNWKVEVEVIATALDEVGMGLDFKAIKHAAKLAVAELDHRHLNEIRPFDVVNPTAENIAAYLYQHVGEALNGARVRVSAITLWETDRACVRYSEEAAP; encoded by the coding sequence ATGCCACCACGCTACACACTGAAAGTCATCACCGATTTCGCCGCCGCCCACAGTTTGCGCAACTACCCCGGTGCCTGCAGCCGGCTGCACGGCCACAACTGGAAGGTTGAAGTGGAAGTGATCGCCACCGCTCTGGATGAGGTGGGCATGGGACTGGATTTCAAAGCCATCAAACATGCCGCCAAGCTCGCCGTGGCGGAACTGGACCATCGCCACCTCAATGAGATCCGACCCTTTGACGTGGTCAATCCCACCGCGGAAAACATCGCCGCCTATCTGTATCAGCACGTGGGCGAGGCCCTGAACGGGGCCCGTGTCCGGGTCTCGGCCATCACTCTGTGGGAAACGGACCGGGCCTGCGTGCGCTACAGCGAGGAAGCCGCTCCATGA
- a CDS encoding 1-deoxy-D-xylulose-5-phosphate synthase has product MVASHAYPLLNQVDSPAGLRALPESKLGQLARELRGFLIESVGRTGGHLAANLGVVELTVALHYVFNTPEDRLVWDVGHQSYPHKILTGRRKGMASLRQTGGLAGFPKRGESTYDAFGVGHSSTSISAALGMAIAAAQQRSKRRAVAIIGDGAMTAGMAFEALNHAGDLHTDLLVILNDNDMSISPNVGGLSNHLARILSGKLYVSLREQGKKALKNVPPVWELARRAEEHVKGMVVPGTLFEELGFNYIGPVDGHDLPVLVKTLRNIRELKGPQFLHVVTRKGKGFKPAEDNPCAYHGVGGFDPRTGKPSARKPASAPPTYTQVFSHWVCDMAEHEPKLVAITPAMREGSGLVAFSQRFPGRYFDVGIAEQHAVTLAAGLACEGLKPVVAIYSTFLQRAYDQLIHDVALQNLPVLFAIDRAGLVGPDGPTHAGSFDLSYLRCIPNMVIMAPADENECRAMLSTGISLNQPAAVRYPRGAGPGATIRDTLTPLPLGRGELRRQGRGIALLAFGSLLAPALEVGEALGATVANMRFVKPLDEALVEELAHSHELLVTLEENAIAGGAGSAVGEALARAGLTVPLLHLGLPDRFVDHGRHSDLMAQCGLDSAGILAQIEAFAGRDAAPARPARLTTC; this is encoded by the coding sequence ATGGTCGCCAGCCACGCCTATCCTCTGCTGAATCAGGTCGATTCCCCGGCCGGGCTGCGCGCCTTGCCTGAATCCAAGCTTGGACAACTGGCCCGGGAGCTGCGCGGCTTTTTGATCGAGTCCGTGGGCCGCACCGGTGGCCATCTGGCGGCCAATCTGGGGGTGGTGGAACTGACCGTGGCCCTGCACTACGTCTTCAACACCCCCGAAGACCGGCTGGTGTGGGACGTGGGCCATCAAAGCTACCCCCACAAAATCCTCACCGGCCGGCGCAAAGGCATGGCCAGCCTGCGCCAGACCGGCGGCCTGGCCGGTTTTCCCAAGCGCGGCGAAAGCACGTACGACGCCTTCGGGGTGGGCCACTCCAGCACCTCCATCAGCGCCGCGCTGGGCATGGCCATCGCCGCCGCCCAACAGCGCTCGAAGCGCCGCGCCGTGGCCATCATCGGCGACGGTGCCATGACCGCGGGCATGGCCTTTGAGGCGCTCAATCACGCCGGCGACCTGCACACCGATCTGCTGGTGATCCTGAACGACAACGACATGTCCATCTCTCCCAATGTGGGCGGTCTGTCCAATCACCTGGCGCGCATCCTGTCGGGCAAACTCTACGTGAGCCTGCGGGAGCAGGGCAAAAAGGCCTTGAAGAACGTGCCTCCCGTGTGGGAACTGGCGCGGCGGGCGGAAGAACACGTGAAGGGCATGGTGGTCCCCGGCACCTTGTTCGAAGAACTGGGTTTTAATTACATCGGCCCCGTAGACGGCCACGACCTGCCCGTGCTGGTCAAAACCCTGCGCAATATCCGCGAACTGAAGGGGCCGCAGTTTTTGCACGTGGTCACCCGCAAGGGCAAGGGCTTCAAACCGGCGGAGGACAACCCCTGCGCCTACCACGGCGTGGGCGGGTTCGACCCCCGCACCGGCAAGCCCAGCGCCCGAAAACCCGCCTCCGCCCCGCCCACGTACACGCAGGTATTCAGCCACTGGGTGTGTGACATGGCTGAGCACGAACCCAAGCTGGTGGCCATCACCCCCGCCATGCGGGAAGGATCGGGGCTGGTGGCGTTCTCCCAGCGTTTCCCCGGTCGCTATTTTGACGTCGGGATCGCCGAGCAACACGCCGTCACCCTGGCTGCGGGACTGGCCTGTGAGGGCCTCAAGCCGGTGGTGGCCATCTATTCCACCTTCCTGCAACGGGCCTACGACCAGCTCATCCACGACGTGGCCCTGCAAAACCTGCCCGTGCTGTTCGCCATCGACCGTGCCGGGCTGGTGGGCCCCGACGGCCCCACCCACGCCGGCAGTTTCGATTTGAGCTATCTGCGCTGCATCCCCAATATGGTGATCATGGCCCCGGCGGACGAAAACGAATGCCGCGCCATGCTGAGCACGGGGATCAGCCTGAATCAGCCTGCCGCGGTACGCTATCCGCGCGGCGCGGGCCCCGGCGCCACCATCCGGGACACGCTGACTCCGCTGCCGCTGGGCCGGGGTGAACTGCGGCGCCAGGGACGCGGCATCGCTCTGCTGGCCTTCGGCAGCCTGCTGGCACCGGCCCTGGAAGTGGGCGAGGCGCTGGGGGCCACGGTGGCCAATATGCGCTTCGTGAAACCGCTGGATGAAGCCTTGGTCGAAGAACTGGCCCACAGCCACGAACTGCTGGTCACGCTGGAGGAAAACGCCATCGCCGGCGGTGCCGGCAGCGCTGTGGGCGAAGCGCTGGCCCGCGCGGGCCTGACAGTGCCGCTGCTGCATCTGGGCCTGCCGGACCGCTTCGTCGACCATGGCCGTCACAGCGACCTCATGGCCCAGTGCGGCCTGGACAGCGCCGGGATTCTCGCCCAAATCGAGGCGTTTGCGGGCCGTGATGCCGCCCCGGCCCGGCCCGCCCGGCTGACCACCTGCTAA
- a CDS encoding GTP cyclohydrolase I FolE2, which produces MSRVPASLLDVQGQNAARRIAINKVGIKDIRHPIRVPGPGGRMQHGVGVFSMYVNLAPAHRGTHMSRFIQLLNAGEHVVSVAAMHQLLENISTTLNASQAYAEVRFPYFVNKQAPMSGVSSLLDYNVTLSGERRNGENRITVKVVVPVTSLCPCSKEISAYGAHNQRSHVTVSASGREPLGVEALIRLVEEEASSEIYGLIKRPDEKFITERAYDNPKFVEDMVRDVAARLDAEARILRYTVAVENFESIHNHSAYALIERDKTAP; this is translated from the coding sequence ATGAGCCGCGTCCCCGCATCGCTGCTGGACGTGCAGGGCCAAAACGCCGCGCGCCGCATCGCCATCAACAAAGTCGGCATCAAGGACATCCGCCATCCCATCCGCGTGCCCGGTCCCGGCGGCCGGATGCAGCACGGTGTGGGCGTATTCAGCATGTACGTCAACCTGGCCCCGGCCCACCGCGGCACCCATATGTCGCGTTTCATCCAGCTGCTCAACGCCGGTGAACACGTGGTCTCGGTGGCGGCCATGCACCAACTGTTGGAAAACATCTCCACCACCTTGAACGCATCCCAGGCTTATGCGGAAGTGCGTTTCCCCTATTTCGTCAACAAACAGGCGCCAATGTCCGGCGTATCCAGTTTGCTGGACTACAACGTCACTCTGTCCGGTGAGCGCCGCAATGGCGAAAACCGCATCACCGTCAAAGTCGTGGTACCGGTCACCAGTTTGTGCCCCTGCTCCAAGGAAATCTCCGCTTACGGCGCGCACAACCAGCGTTCCCACGTCACCGTCAGCGCCAGCGGCCGGGAGCCTTTGGGGGTGGAAGCCTTGATCCGGCTGGTGGAAGAGGAGGCCTCCTCAGAAATCTACGGGCTGATCAAGCGGCCGGACGAGAAGTTCATCACCGAGCGCGCCTACGACAACCCCAAATTCGTCGAAGACATGGTGCGCGACGTCGCGGCCCGCCTCGACGCAGAAGCGCGGATTCTGCGCTATACCGTAGCGGTGGAAAACTTTGAATCCATTCACAACCATTCCGCCTACGCCCTGATAGAACGAGACAAAACGGCGCCATGA